The Uruburuella testudinis genome window below encodes:
- the rnr gene encoding ribonuclease R yields MKKNTKSLSLRQKDPFLSREQQRYENPLPSREWVIELLDKEGVPLKITTLAQKLSITDEEYEFFERRIKAMARDGQVLINRRGAVCVADKLALVKCRVEAHKDGFGFAVPLTPTGEGDFVLYERQMRGVMHGDIVTVRPAGVDRRGRREGQVLDIVERAQTQVVGRFYVERGIAILEPEDKRLNQSIMLDPASLPSFKPEPGQVVVGEIESYPDGHRPAVAKLIEVLGDYADSGMEIEIAVRKHHLPHVFSQACLKAAADIPDEVRPADYQGRVDLRDLPLMTIDGETARDFDDAVYAEKVGRNYRLIVAIADVSHYVRPGDAIDMDAVERTTSVYFPRRVIPMLPEKLSNGICSLNPDVERLCMVCDMVVTYAGNIKEYKFYPAVMRSHARLTYTQVWDWIEGGGDYPHKAQIEPLYKLFQILQKKRQQRGAMEFESTETQMLFDDNSKIERIVPVVRNDAHKLIEECMLAANVCAAEFLLKNKHTALFRNHLGPTPEKLATLREQLGLLGLHLGGGDKPTPKDYADLAEKIKDRPDRELLQVMLLRSMQQAVYEPNNEGHFGLAYEAYAHFTSPIRRYPDLTVHRAIKAVLRGEKYAPKSWQALGVSCSFNERRADDASRDVENWLKTYYMRDKVGEVFNGRVSGMANFGIFVTLNDIHIEGMVHISDLGEDYFNFRPEIMAMEGERSGVRFNMGDEVVVRVARADLDTSKIDLTLISGGGAGKKRGNKAAAGKPTASPKTPKAKTAKVPKQSEASSVAVQTARPEAGKSKQSGQQAKSLKMVDGKITFVRRDDHAPAAKRSETGKAKSKPGNASPRKRSRKNK; encoded by the coding sequence ATGAAAAAAAACACTAAGTCATTAAGTCTACGCCAAAAAGACCCTTTTTTAAGCCGCGAACAACAGCGTTATGAAAATCCGTTGCCCAGCCGGGAATGGGTGATTGAATTGCTCGATAAAGAGGGGGTGCCGCTCAAAATTACTACGCTGGCGCAAAAATTATCGATTACCGACGAGGAATACGAATTTTTTGAACGGCGTATTAAGGCGATGGCGCGTGACGGGCAGGTGCTGATTAACCGGCGCGGTGCGGTGTGTGTGGCCGATAAGTTGGCTTTGGTAAAATGCCGTGTCGAAGCTCATAAAGACGGCTTCGGCTTCGCTGTGCCGTTGACGCCCACCGGAGAGGGTGATTTTGTATTGTATGAACGGCAGATGCGCGGTGTAATGCATGGTGATATTGTGACCGTGCGCCCGGCGGGTGTCGACCGCCGCGGGCGCCGGGAGGGGCAGGTGCTGGATATTGTCGAGCGGGCGCAAACGCAGGTGGTCGGGCGCTTTTATGTTGAGCGCGGCATTGCTATTCTTGAGCCGGAAGATAAGCGGCTGAATCAAAGTATTATGTTGGATCCTGCAAGCTTGCCGTCATTCAAACCCGAGCCGGGGCAGGTGGTGGTGGGGGAAATCGAAAGCTATCCCGACGGGCACCGTCCGGCTGTGGCCAAACTGATAGAGGTATTGGGCGATTATGCGGACAGCGGTATGGAAATTGAAATTGCTGTGCGCAAGCATCATTTACCGCATGTGTTCAGTCAGGCATGTTTGAAAGCGGCGGCTGATATTCCTGATGAAGTGCGCCCGGCGGATTATCAAGGCCGTGTAGATTTGCGTGATTTGCCGTTGATGACTATTGATGGTGAAACTGCGCGTGATTTTGATGATGCGGTGTATGCTGAAAAAGTCGGCCGAAATTACCGCCTGATTGTGGCGATTGCGGATGTGAGCCATTATGTGCGGCCGGGTGATGCTATCGATATGGATGCAGTAGAGCGCACAACCAGTGTTTATTTTCCCCGCCGCGTGATTCCGATGCTTCCGGAAAAGCTTTCCAACGGCATTTGTTCGCTCAACCCTGATGTTGAGCGGCTGTGTATGGTATGCGATATGGTGGTGACTTATGCCGGCAATATTAAGGAATATAAATTTTATCCGGCTGTGATGCGTTCGCATGCACGCCTTACTTATACGCAAGTGTGGGATTGGATTGAGGGTGGGGGCGATTATCCGCATAAAGCGCAAATCGAGCCCTTGTATAAGCTGTTTCAAATTTTACAGAAAAAACGCCAACAGCGCGGTGCGATGGAGTTTGAGAGCACAGAAACGCAGATGTTGTTTGACGATAACAGCAAAATCGAGCGCATTGTGCCGGTGGTGCGTAATGATGCCCACAAACTGATTGAAGAGTGTATGCTGGCGGCCAATGTGTGTGCTGCTGAATTTTTGTTGAAAAACAAACATACGGCTTTGTTCCGCAACCACTTGGGGCCGACGCCTGAAAAACTGGCCACTTTACGCGAGCAGCTCGGCCTGTTGGGCTTGCACTTGGGCGGCGGTGATAAGCCAACCCCTAAAGATTATGCAGATTTGGCCGAAAAAATCAAAGATCGTCCTGATCGGGAGTTGTTACAGGTGATGTTGTTGCGTTCCATGCAGCAAGCCGTGTATGAGCCGAATAACGAAGGCCATTTCGGCTTAGCTTATGAGGCTTATGCCCACTTTACTTCGCCGATACGCCGTTATCCTGATTTAACGGTGCATCGTGCGATTAAAGCAGTGTTGCGGGGGGAAAAATATGCGCCTAAATCATGGCAGGCGTTGGGTGTTTCCTGTTCGTTTAATGAACGTCGTGCTGATGATGCCAGCCGTGATGTAGAAAATTGGCTGAAAACCTATTATATGCGCGATAAGGTAGGCGAAGTGTTTAACGGCCGAGTGTCCGGCATGGCTAACTTCGGCATTTTTGTTACCCTGAATGATATCCACATCGAAGGCATGGTGCATATCAGCGATTTGGGTGAAGATTATTTCAACTTCCGCCCTGAAATCATGGCCATGGAAGGTGAGCGCAGTGGCGTGCGTTTCAATATGGGTGATGAAGTAGTGGTGAGGGTGGCGCGCGCCGATTTGGATACCAGTAAGATCGACCTGACTTTAATCAGTGGCGGCGGTGCCGGTAAAAAACGCGGTAACAAAGCGGCTGCGGGCAAACCAACCGCTTCGCCAAAAACGCCAAAGGCTAAAACAGCCAAAGTGCCGAAGCAATCTGAAGCATCATCGGTTGCGGTTCAGACGGCTCGGCCTGAAGCGGGTAAGTCAAAACAAAGCGGCCAACAAGCCAAATCTTTGAAAATGGTAGACGGAAAAATTACTTTTGTCCGGCGGGATGACCATGCGCCTGCTGCCAAGCGGAGTGAAACCGGCAAGGCAAAAAGTAAGCCCGGCAACGCTTCGCCGCGCAAACGCAGCCGTAAGAATAAATAG
- a CDS encoding NemA protein: MKQMALAAAFAAILSACTVGTPGMSVGLGMGTSIGRHVGLGTSINIPVGLDKTRAGTTNDSGINVIEEQIVTYFDAQGNTQNTVARGGFHRQLLNKRDNEYIVQDFYSDNNRKRTDPYTLSRNQLMRFRAHPDNGTLTTYAYNGNLMQQQVYQNGRLINAKY; this comes from the coding sequence ATGAAGCAGATGGCGCTTGCAGCCGCTTTCGCGGCCATTCTTTCAGCCTGCACAGTAGGAACTCCGGGGATGTCGGTCGGGCTCGGCATGGGCACCAGCATCGGCCGCCACGTAGGCTTGGGCACATCCATCAATATCCCCGTCGGGCTCGACAAAACCCGCGCCGGCACCACTAACGACAGCGGCATTAATGTTATCGAAGAGCAAATCGTGACCTACTTCGATGCCCAAGGCAACACGCAGAACACTGTAGCGAGAGGTGGTTTCCACCGCCAATTGCTCAACAAACGCGACAACGAATACATCGTGCAAGATTTTTACAGCGACAACAACCGCAAACGCACCGATCCCTACACGCTTTCACGCAACCAATTGATGCGTTTCCGCGCGCATCCCGATAACGGCACCCTGACCACATACGCCTATAACGGCAATCTGATGCAGCAACAAGTGTATCAAAACGGCCGATTGATCAACGCGAAATACTGA
- a CDS encoding energy transducer TonB, whose product MNIQKLCSTCLAFTLLTGAQTALANDILFYQKASEAHTPISGNVAMRLTLDTDGRTRNVHIIRSSGSPHTDRLAVEWMQRQTMQPVTQNNRPIEFSFVKEIKFSHTDTLITGMR is encoded by the coding sequence ATGAATATTCAAAAACTCTGCTCAACCTGCCTGGCTTTCACCCTATTAACCGGCGCACAAACCGCTTTGGCAAACGACATTCTGTTTTACCAAAAAGCCTCTGAAGCCCATACCCCGATTAGCGGCAATGTTGCCATGCGGCTTACCTTAGATACTGATGGCCGCACCCGTAATGTGCACATTATACGAAGCAGCGGCTCACCCCACACCGACCGCCTCGCAGTCGAATGGATGCAGCGCCAAACCATGCAGCCGGTTACCCAAAACAACCGCCCCATCGAATTCAGCTTTGTCAAAGAAATCAAGTTCTCACACACCGACACCCTGATAACCGGCATGAGATAA
- the dapF gene encoding diaminopimelate epimerase — MSVLKFTKMHGLGNDFMVVDGINQQFDPRQAPLTRWADRHTGVGFDQLLLVEKAASDAVDFRYRIFNADGSEVEQCGNGARCFVRFVLDKGLTEKREIVVETARGIIVPRLTDDGLVTVNMGKPHFLPHEIPFVPAAGEDDDALTHTVLMGLESVQVSCVNMGNPHAVILVADTQTAPVAKWGEVIESHEQFPERVNVGFMQIVNKQSIRLRVYERGTGETQACGTGACAAVVAGVRLGLLEAGAPVQVALPGGCLSIVWREGEDVMMTGPAETVFEGELQY; from the coding sequence ATGAGCGTGCTGAAATTTACCAAAATGCATGGTTTAGGCAATGATTTTATGGTGGTCGACGGCATCAATCAGCAGTTCGACCCCCGGCAGGCGCCGCTTACCCGATGGGCGGACCGGCATACCGGTGTGGGCTTCGATCAATTATTGTTGGTGGAAAAAGCTGCTTCCGATGCGGTGGATTTCCGCTATCGTATTTTCAATGCCGACGGCAGCGAAGTGGAGCAATGCGGCAACGGTGCCCGTTGTTTTGTGCGCTTTGTGCTGGATAAGGGGTTGACTGAAAAGCGGGAAATCGTTGTGGAGACCGCCCGCGGCATTATTGTGCCGCGCCTGACCGACGACGGATTGGTAACAGTTAATATGGGCAAACCACATTTTTTGCCTCATGAGATTCCGTTTGTGCCGGCGGCAGGTGAAGATGACGATGCGTTAACACATACCGTATTGATGGGGTTGGAATCTGTGCAGGTCAGCTGTGTCAATATGGGCAATCCGCATGCTGTGATTTTGGTCGCGGATACGCAAACCGCTCCGGTGGCAAAGTGGGGTGAAGTCATTGAATCGCATGAGCAATTTCCTGAGCGGGTGAATGTGGGCTTTATGCAGATAGTCAATAAACAAAGCATCCGCCTGCGTGTGTATGAGCGCGGTACCGGCGAAACCCAAGCTTGCGGCACGGGTGCTTGCGCGGCTGTAGTGGCAGGTGTCCGCCTCGGCTTGTTGGAAGCGGGTGCACCGGTGCAGGTAGCGTTGCCGGGCGGATGTTTGTCGATTGTGTGGCGGGAAGGTGAAGATGTGATGATGACAGGCCCTGCCGAAACCGTATTTGAAGGTGAGTTACAATATTAA
- a CDS encoding DUF484 family protein yields MEKQRVLDFLNANPSFLAEHADALGLRLRDDKVRSFAQAQLAASQLKIDKMAGQLEIMLADSEANRITMQRLLALDVQLLRANTVGQVVQALYQTLQHDFGLHQFKLLLIAEPRNKARIPGEIKIDGGKVRATVAALEKPLLGTKISAEMRALLPAGSGVPESFLQLPVPVGGATGAVLLAADTDVNRFAADLPTEWIERMAEALGAALSRIMGYR; encoded by the coding sequence ATGGAAAAACAACGCGTTTTAGATTTTTTGAATGCCAATCCGAGCTTTTTGGCCGAGCATGCTGATGCGCTCGGTTTGCGTTTGCGTGATGACAAAGTGCGCTCGTTTGCGCAGGCACAATTGGCGGCCTCACAGTTGAAAATCGATAAAATGGCCGGCCAGCTGGAAATCATGCTGGCGGATTCTGAAGCCAACCGCATAACCATGCAACGCTTATTGGCTTTAGACGTGCAATTGCTGCGCGCCAATACCGTGGGGCAGGTGGTGCAGGCTTTGTATCAGACGCTGCAACATGATTTCGGCCTGCATCAGTTTAAGTTGCTGCTGATTGCCGAACCGCGTAACAAGGCGCGTATTCCCGGTGAAATAAAGATAGACGGCGGTAAGGTTCGGGCGACTGTTGCGGCGTTGGAAAAGCCTTTGCTCGGCACTAAAATCAGTGCGGAAATGCGTGCGCTGCTGCCTGCCGGCAGCGGTGTGCCGGAAAGTTTTTTACAACTGCCCGTGCCGGTGGGCGGTGCAACCGGCGCGGTGTTGCTGGCTGCCGATACGGATGTTAACCGGTTTGCTGCTGATTTGCCGACTGAATGGATCGAACGGATGGCCGAAGCGTTGGGTGCGGCTTTGTCGCGCATTATGGGCTATCGTTGA
- the cysK gene encoding cysteine synthase A, whose translation MNIAHSITDLIGNTPLVELNRLTEGLEARVVAKLEFFNPGSSVKDRIAASMIEAAEKAGKINKDTVIVEATSGNTGIGLAMVCAARGYKLAITMPESMSKERRMLLRAFGAELILTPAAEGMGGAIAKAQALVDEHPDTYFMPRQFDNEANPQVHRETTAEEIWRDTDGEVDIFVAGVGTGGTVTGVGEVLKAKKPGVEIVAIEPEASPVLSGGEKGPHPIQGIGAGFVPTVLNTEIYDSIIQVPNEAAFSTARAIAEKEGILVGISSGAAVWSALELAKKPENKGKLIVVLIPSYGERYLSTPLFADLV comes from the coding sequence ATGAATATTGCGCACAGCATCACCGATTTAATCGGCAATACCCCTTTAGTAGAACTGAACCGCCTTACCGAAGGCTTGGAAGCACGCGTAGTGGCTAAACTGGAATTTTTCAATCCGGGCAGCAGCGTGAAAGACCGTATTGCCGCATCTATGATTGAAGCTGCTGAAAAAGCAGGGAAAATCAATAAAGACACCGTTATCGTAGAAGCCACCAGCGGTAACACCGGTATCGGTTTGGCGATGGTGTGTGCTGCCCGCGGCTATAAACTGGCCATTACCATGCCGGAAAGCATGAGCAAAGAGCGCCGCATGCTGTTGCGCGCATTCGGTGCCGAATTGATTCTGACACCGGCGGCAGAAGGCATGGGTGGGGCAATTGCCAAAGCGCAGGCATTGGTTGACGAACATCCCGATACTTACTTTATGCCGCGTCAGTTTGATAACGAAGCCAATCCGCAAGTGCATCGGGAAACCACCGCAGAAGAAATTTGGCGCGATACCGATGGCGAAGTGGATATTTTTGTGGCAGGCGTGGGTACCGGCGGCACGGTAACCGGTGTGGGCGAAGTGTTGAAAGCCAAAAAACCGGGTGTGGAAATTGTTGCCATCGAGCCGGAGGCTTCGCCGGTGTTGAGCGGCGGTGAAAAAGGCCCGCATCCGATTCAGGGTATCGGTGCCGGATTTGTGCCCACCGTATTGAATACCGAGATTTACGACAGCATTATCCAAGTGCCGAATGAAGCTGCGTTCAGCACCGCCCGTGCGATTGCTGAAAAAGAAGGCATTTTGGTGGGCATTTCTTCCGGTGCTGCCGTTTGGAGCGCCTTGGAATTGGCGAAAAAACCTGAAAACAAAGGCAAATTGATTGTGGTGCTGATCCCGTCTTACGGCGAACGTTACCTTTCTACGCCGTTGTTTGCCGATTTGGTATAA
- a CDS encoding prokaryotic membrane lipolipid attachment site family protein: MKKHLPLLFALAALSGCSSIYLPTLKEVPVRPTNTTVDTSKDTYRLASRHWTDVSKIRDEATRLSYQVSQGQITKVQAAQYLNRYRIQLVGRNAVDDSMYEVYLRSAVDSQRGEINTAQSKLYIQNALKGWQQRWPSMRSKPSNPAFTNFLMEVMNMKPLQ; this comes from the coding sequence ATGAAAAAACATCTTCCTCTCTTATTTGCATTGGCGGCGCTTTCCGGCTGTAGTTCGATTTATCTGCCTACACTCAAAGAAGTGCCTGTCCGGCCAACCAATACCACCGTGGATACCTCAAAAGACACTTATCGTTTGGCTTCACGCCATTGGACTGATGTCTCTAAAATCCGCGATGAAGCCACACGCCTCAGTTATCAGGTAAGCCAAGGCCAGATTACCAAGGTGCAGGCGGCGCAATATCTCAACCGCTACCGTATCCAATTGGTAGGGCGTAATGCGGTGGATGACAGCATGTATGAAGTTTATCTGCGCTCTGCCGTAGACAGCCAGCGTGGTGAAATCAATACGGCACAATCCAAGCTGTATATTCAAAATGCTTTGAAAGGTTGGCAGCAGCGCTGGCCGAGCATGCGCAGCAAACCGTCAAATCCTGCTTTTACCAACTTCCTGATGGAAGTGATGAACATGAAGCCCTTGCAATAA
- a CDS encoding YkvA family protein, whose translation MNNAAPEDFIPKFRRKQLDEPGFLKKLARFAGRLGAPAVRQLYALYFLFKDPTTPRRAKMIILGALVYFFSPIDSIPDLLGPLGFTDDVAVIALVYSQMKSYLTDEIRERARLATNKLLGK comes from the coding sequence ATGAATAATGCTGCACCGGAAGATTTCATTCCCAAATTCCGCCGCAAGCAGCTCGATGAGCCGGGCTTTTTGAAAAAGCTGGCTCGTTTTGCCGGGCGCTTGGGTGCGCCGGCCGTACGTCAGCTCTATGCCCTTTATTTTTTATTCAAAGACCCGACAACGCCCCGCCGCGCCAAAATGATTATTCTGGGCGCTTTAGTATATTTTTTCAGCCCGATTGACAGCATCCCTGATCTGCTCGGCCCGCTGGGCTTTACCGATGATGTCGCAGTGATTGCCTTAGTTTATTCACAAATGAAAAGTTACCTGACCGATGAAATCCGTGAACGCGCCCGATTGGCCACCAACAAGTTGTTGGGCAAATAA
- a CDS encoding malate dehydrogenase, whose amino-acid sequence MKSPVRVAVTGAAGQIGYAILFRIASGEMLGKDQPVILQLLDLPQAQNAVKGVMMELQDCAFPLLAGMFTTDNPEEAFKDAQIAILIGSRPRSKGMERADLLQANAAIFTVQGAALNKVADRNVKVLVVGNPANTNAYIAMKSAPDLPAKNFTAMLRLDHNRALSQVAEKTGKAVADIENLCVWGNHSPTMYADYRFATVNGESVKDLINDQAWNADVFLPTVGKRGAAIIEARGLSSAASAANAAIDHIHDWVLGTNGKWVTMGIPSDGSYGIPEGTMFGFPVTCENGEYKLVEGLEIDEFSRERINITLQELEEEKAGVAHLL is encoded by the coding sequence ATGAAATCACCCGTTCGTGTTGCCGTTACCGGCGCAGCAGGCCAAATCGGCTATGCTATTCTGTTCCGCATTGCCAGCGGCGAAATGCTCGGTAAAGACCAACCCGTCATCCTTCAACTGCTTGATTTGCCTCAGGCGCAAAATGCTGTAAAAGGCGTCATGATGGAGCTGCAAGACTGTGCATTTCCGCTTTTGGCCGGCATGTTTACCACCGATAATCCTGAAGAAGCCTTTAAAGATGCACAAATTGCCATTCTGATCGGATCCCGTCCGCGCAGCAAAGGCATGGAACGTGCCGATTTGCTGCAAGCCAACGCCGCCATCTTTACCGTGCAGGGTGCAGCATTAAATAAAGTAGCCGACCGCAATGTCAAAGTATTGGTTGTGGGCAATCCCGCCAACACCAACGCCTACATTGCCATGAAATCGGCTCCTGATCTGCCTGCCAAAAACTTTACCGCCATGCTGCGCCTGGATCATAACCGCGCCCTAAGCCAGGTTGCCGAGAAAACCGGCAAAGCTGTTGCCGATATCGAAAACCTGTGTGTATGGGGCAACCACTCGCCCACCATGTATGCCGATTACCGTTTTGCCACTGTTAACGGTGAAAGCGTTAAAGACTTGATTAACGATCAGGCATGGAACGCGGATGTTTTCCTGCCTACCGTAGGCAAGCGCGGCGCGGCCATTATTGAAGCCCGCGGCCTTTCTTCTGCTGCATCTGCGGCCAATGCCGCCATCGACCATATTCACGACTGGGTGCTCGGCACCAATGGCAAATGGGTAACCATGGGCATTCCTTCCGACGGTTCTTACGGCATTCCCGAAGGCACTATGTTCGGCTTCCCGGTTACTTGTGAAAATGGCGAATATAAGTTGGTTGAAGGCTTGGAAATTGATGAATTCAGCCGTGAGCGTATTAATATCACCCTGCAAGAGCTTGAAGAAGAAAAAGCAGGTGTTGCCCATTTGCTGTAA
- the sdhC gene encoding succinate dehydrogenase, cytochrome b556 subunit has product MQTKQRPVFLEIPNIRLPIPGIVSILHRISGVILFVSLPLLLCFLAGTLSSESAFATYQSVVSHPLVKLALIGLLWAYLHHSIAGIRFLLLDAHKGLELHTARATAKFTLVAALVLTVILGAWLW; this is encoded by the coding sequence ATGCAGACGAAACAGCGCCCTGTATTCCTTGAAATCCCCAACATCAGGTTGCCGATTCCCGGGATTGTTTCTATTCTGCACCGCATCAGCGGGGTCATTTTATTTGTGAGCCTGCCGTTACTGCTGTGCTTTCTGGCCGGTACGCTGAGCAGCGAATCCGCATTTGCCACGTATCAATCGGTCGTTTCCCATCCCTTGGTCAAATTGGCGTTGATCGGCTTGTTGTGGGCTTATCTGCACCACTCGATTGCCGGTATCCGTTTTCTGCTGCTTGATGCCCATAAAGGCTTGGAGCTGCATACGGCGCGTGCTACGGCGAAATTTACGCTGGTAGCCGCTTTGGTGTTGACCGTTATTTTGGGGGCGTGGTTATGGTAG
- the sdhD gene encoding succinate dehydrogenase, hydrophobic membrane anchor protein: protein MVDRKLAGAHYGLRDWAMQRITAVIMLIYTVAFVIFLLALPSSYEAWQSFFAQTWVKVLTQVTFVALFLHAWVGIRDLWMDYVKSFGLRLFLQSATIVWLAGCLVYSVKVIWGLV, encoded by the coding sequence ATGGTAGACCGTAAACTGGCCGGCGCGCACTATGGTTTGCGTGATTGGGCGATGCAGCGTATTACTGCGGTAATTATGCTGATTTATACCGTTGCTTTTGTTATTTTTTTACTGGCTTTGCCGAGCAGTTATGAGGCATGGCAGTCGTTTTTTGCCCAGACCTGGGTGAAGGTTTTGACTCAAGTTACTTTTGTGGCGTTGTTTTTGCACGCATGGGTCGGTATCCGCGATTTGTGGATGGACTATGTGAAGTCGTTCGGCTTGCGCTTGTTTTTGCAATCGGCCACCATCGTTTGGCTGGCGGGCTGTTTGGTTTATTCAGTTAAAGTAATTTGGGGGTTGGTATGA
- the sdhA gene encoding succinate dehydrogenase flavoprotein subunit, with translation MSFPVRKFDAVIVGGGGAGLRAALQLSKSGLNTAVLSKVFPTRSHTVAAQGGISASLGNVQEDRWDWHMYDTVKGSDWLGDQDAIEFMTRRAPEAVIELEHMGMPFDRVESGKIYQRPFGGHTAEHGKRAVERACAVADRTGHAMLHTLYQQNVRANTQFFVEWTALDLIRNEDGDVIGVTAMEMETGEVYIFHAKAVLFATGGAGRIYASSTNAFMNTGDGLGICARAGIPLEDMEFWQFHPTGVAGAGVLITEGVRGEGGILLNCDGERFMERYAPTVKDLASRDVVSRAMAMEIHEGRGCGKNKDHVLLKIDHIGAEKIMEKLPGIREIAIQFAGIDPIKDPIPVVPTNHYMMGGIPTNYLGEVIVPKDGEYEVPVKGLYAAGECACASVHGANRLGTNSLLDLVVFGKSAGDSMVDYVKAQEDWKALPADAGALTAQRLARLENQTGGENVDEVRRDLQRMVQGHAGVFRTDAILKEGVDKVMEIAERVKKTEIKDKSKVWNTARIEALELDNLIEVAKATLVSAEARKESRGAHASDDHPERDDENWMKHTLYHPLTNTLTYKPVHTKPLTVEYIEPAKRVY, from the coding sequence ATGAGTTTTCCTGTTCGTAAATTTGATGCCGTGATTGTCGGCGGCGGCGGCGCCGGGTTGCGTGCTGCTTTGCAGTTGTCCAAATCCGGTTTGAATACTGCTGTATTATCTAAAGTGTTCCCTACCCGTTCGCATACTGTTGCGGCTCAAGGCGGCATTTCCGCATCGTTGGGCAATGTGCAGGAAGACCGTTGGGACTGGCACATGTACGACACCGTAAAGGGTTCCGATTGGCTGGGCGACCAAGATGCGATTGAATTTATGACCCGCCGTGCACCGGAAGCTGTGATTGAGCTGGAGCATATGGGCATGCCGTTTGACCGTGTGGAAAGCGGCAAGATTTACCAGCGCCCGTTTGGCGGCCATACTGCGGAACACGGTAAACGTGCGGTAGAGCGCGCTTGCGCTGTGGCCGACCGTACCGGTCATGCGATGTTGCACACGCTGTATCAGCAAAACGTGCGCGCCAATACACAGTTTTTTGTGGAATGGACAGCGCTGGATTTAATCCGCAATGAAGACGGCGATGTTATCGGTGTTACGGCGATGGAAATGGAAACCGGCGAGGTTTATATTTTCCACGCCAAAGCTGTGTTGTTTGCTACCGGCGGCGCGGGGCGTATTTATGCGTCTTCCACCAATGCATTTATGAATACCGGCGACGGCCTGGGCATTTGCGCCCGTGCCGGTATTCCGTTGGAAGATATGGAATTTTGGCAATTTCACCCCACCGGCGTGGCCGGTGCCGGCGTGTTGATTACTGAAGGTGTGCGTGGTGAGGGCGGTATTCTGCTCAACTGCGATGGCGAGCGTTTTATGGAACGCTATGCGCCTACCGTGAAAGATTTGGCTTCACGCGATGTGGTATCCCGCGCCATGGCCATGGAAATTCATGAAGGCCGGGGCTGCGGTAAAAATAAAGACCATGTACTGTTGAAAATCGATCATATCGGTGCTGAAAAGATTATGGAAAAACTGCCGGGTATCCGCGAGATTGCCATTCAGTTTGCCGGTATCGATCCGATTAAAGACCCGATTCCGGTGGTGCCGACCAACCATTACATGATGGGCGGTATTCCTACCAATTATCTGGGTGAAGTGATTGTGCCGAAAGACGGTGAATACGAAGTGCCGGTCAAAGGCCTGTATGCCGCAGGCGAATGTGCCTGTGCGTCTGTGCACGGTGCCAACCGGTTGGGCACGAATTCGCTGCTGGATTTGGTGGTATTCGGTAAATCGGCCGGCGACAGCATGGTGGATTATGTGAAGGCGCAAGAGGATTGGAAAGCGCTGCCTGCCGATGCGGGTGCTTTAACGGCACAGCGTCTGGCGCGTTTGGAAAACCAAACCGGCGGCGAAAATGTAGACGAAGTGCGCCGTGATCTGCAACGCATGGTGCAAGGCCATGCCGGCGTATTCCGCACCGATGCCATCCTGAAGGAGGGCGTGGATAAAGTGATGGAAATCGCTGAGCGCGTGAAAAAAACCGAAATCAAAGATAAAAGCAAGGTATGGAATACTGCGCGTATCGAAGCGTTGGAGCTGGATAACCTGATTGAAGTGGCTAAAGCCACACTGGTTTCTGCTGAAGCGCGTAAAGAGTCGCGCGGCGCCCACGCTTCAGACGACCATCCTGAGCGTGACGATGAAAATTGGATGAAACATACACTGTATCATCCGCTCACCAATACCCTGACTTACAAACCGGTTCATACCAAACCACTTACCGTAGAATATATCGAACCGGCCAAACGCGTTTACTAA